A DNA window from Fragaria vesca subsp. vesca linkage group LG3, FraVesHawaii_1.0, whole genome shotgun sequence contains the following coding sequences:
- the LOC101298685 gene encoding uncharacterized protein LOC101298685, translating into MGEKKVTIMVLKVDLQCEKCYKKVKKVLCKFPQIRDQTYDEKNNQVIVKVVCCSPEKIRDKLCCEGDGAIKRIDILEPKKKQEPEKTPKPKQKQEPEKTPEPEKKQEPEKTPEPEKKQEPEKEPEPEKKPENPKLTAPPFPAYPPVTVNVCCIVCYGRHPGCPCQIRDAEKSKPTPPPPPPPPPVVPANPPVTGSTCCMDCYGGHPGGPCQTGYGYGGAAPYIEYDGYYGRPVYDSYGGGRSYSTSSYCVTRPDCFSEENPQACAIM; encoded by the exons ATGGGCGAAAAAAAG GTGACGATAATGGTTCTGAAGGTGGACCTTCAGTGTGAAAAATGCTACAAGAAGGTTAAGAAAGTTCTCTGTAAATTCCCTC AAATACGAGACCAGACATACGACGAGAAGAACAACCAGGTAATCGTCAAGGTGGTCTGCTGCAGTCCTGAGAAGATCAGAGACAAGCTATGCTGCGAAGGAGATGGCGCCATCAAGAGAATCGACATCTTAGAGCCTAAAAAGAAACAAGAGCCTGAAAAGACACCAAAGCCTAAACAGAAACAAGAGCCTGAAAAGACACCAGAGCCTGAAAAGAAACAAGAGCCTGAAAAGACACCAGAGCCTGAAAAGAAACAAGAGCCTGAAAAGGAACCAGAGCCTGAAAAGAAACCAGAGAATCCGAAGCTTACTGCGCCTCCGTTTCCTGCTTACCCTCCGGTGACAGTGAACGTGTGTTGTATTGTTTGTTACGGACGGCATCCGGGTTGTCCCTGCCAAATCCGGGACGCAGAGAAGTCGAAGCCTACTCCGCCTCCACCTCCGCCTCCGCCTCCGGTTGTTCCTGCTAACCCTCCGGTGACGGGGAGCACGTGTTGTATGGATTGTTACGGAGGGCATCCGGGTGGTCCTTGCCAAACTGGGTACGGTTACGGTGGGGCAGCACCATACATAGAGTACGATGGCTACTATGGAAGGCCAGTGTATGATAGTTACGGCGGTGGGAGGAGCTACTCCACTAGTAGTTACTGCGTGACACGCCCCGATTGTTTCAGTGAAGAAAATCCCCAAGCGTGCGCCATCATGTAA
- the LOC101299556 gene encoding uncharacterized protein LOC101299556, whose translation MTIMVLKVDLQCEKCYKKVKKVLCKFPQIRDQTYEEKNNQVIIKVVCCSPEKIRDKLCCKGGGAIKSIDIKEPKPKVEKPPVAENQKPEEKPKPSAPPFPAYPPVTVSACCIVCYGGHPGGPCQTGYGYGGAAPYIEYDGYYGRPVYDSYGGGRSYATSSCCVTRPDCFSEENPQVCAIM comes from the exons ATGACGATAATGGTTCTGAAGGTGGACCTTCAGTGTGAAAAATGCTACAAGAAGGTTAAGAAAGTTCTCTGTAAATTCCCTC AAATACGAGACCAGACGTACGAGGAGAAGAACAACCAGGTGATCATCAAGGTGGTTTGCTGCAGTCCTGAGAAGATCAGAGACAAGCTATGCTGCAAAGGAGGTGGCGCCATCAAGAGCATCGATATCAAAGAGCCCAAGCCCAAGGTAGAGAAGCCACCAGTGGCAGAAAACCAGAAGCCTGAAGAGAAGCCGAAGCCTTCTGCGCCTCCGTTTCCTGCTTACCCTCCTGTGACGGTGAGTGCGTGTTGTATTGTTTGTTACGGAGGGCATCCGGGTGGTCCCTGCCAAACTGGGTACGGTTACGGTGGGGCAGCACCATACATAGAGTACGATGGCTACTATGGAAGGCCGGTGTATGATAGTTACGGCGGTGGGAGGAGCTACGCCACTAGTAGTTGCTGCGTGACACGCCCCGATTGTTTCAGTGAAGAAAATCCCCAAGTGTGCGCCATCATGTAA